The Stenotrophomonas maltophilia sequence CTCCGGCACCACCGGCAAGCCGAAGGGCGTGCAGCGTGATGTCGGTGGCTATGCGGTGGCGATGGCGCAGTCGATGGAGACCGTGTTCGACTGCAAGCCGGGGCAGGTGATGTTTTCCACCTCCGATGTCGGCTGGGCCGTCGGCCATTCCTACAACGTCTACGGCCCGCTGATTGGTGGCTGCACCTCGCTGCTGTACGAAGGGCTGCCGACCAATCCGGACCCGGGCATCTGGTGGGCGCTGTGCGAGCAGTACAACGTGCGTACGATGTTCTCTTCGCCGACCGCCATCCGCGTGCTGAAGAAGCACGACGCGGACTTCATCCATCGCCATGACCTGGGCGCGCTGAAGTACCTGTTCCTGGCCGGCGAGCCACTGGACGAACCCACCGCGCACTGGATCAGCGAAGCGCTGGGCAAGCCGATCATCGACAACTATTGGCAGACCGAAACCGGCTGGCCGGCGCTGACCCTGCTGCCAGGCCTGGAAATGAAGCCGGTGCGCTTCGGTTCGCCCGGCTTCCCCAATCTCGGTTACCGGATGAAGGTGATCGACGAGAACACCGGCGAGGAGGTCGCGCCGGGGCAGAAGGGCGTACTGGTGGTGTCGCCCCCGTTGCCGCCGGGTTGCATGAGCACCGTGTGGAATGATGACAGCCGCTTCCTGCAGAGCTACTTCAGCCACTTCAAGGAACTGTTGTACAGCTCGCTGGACTGGGCGATCCGCGACGACGATGGCTATACCTTCATCCTGGGGCGCACCGATGATGTGATCAACGTGGCCGGGCATCGCCTCGGTACGCGTGAGATCGAGGAAGCCATTTCCAGCCATCCGCGCGTGGCCGAGGCGGCGGTGATCGGGGTCAAGGACGAGCTGAAGGGGCAGGTGCCGCTGGTGTTCGTTACCCTCAAGCAGGGGCTCAACGGTGAGGACCCGGCACCGGTGGTGGCGGAGATGATGGCCACGGTGACCACCTCGCTCGGCGCGGTCGCGCGCCCGGCGCACGTGCATGTGGTCAACGCACTGCCCAAGACCCGTTCGGGCAAGTTGCTGCGGCGCTCGCTGCAGGCGCTGGCCGAACAGCGCGACCCGGGCGACCTGTCGACGCTGGATGATCCCAGCGCGCTGGAGGAGATCCGCCGGGCGCTGGGGCGCTGACCCGAGAGTGCCGGCCGCTGGCCGGCAATCCCGTCAATCCGGAGGTTGCCGGCCAGCGGCCGGCACTACCCGCGGTACATGCGCTAAGCTCGGCCTGTCATTGACCTGCAACACGCGGCGCGCGCCGGGGAACGCGCGTGCCGCTTGGGGATGGCACACAGGGGAGCGTGCCCACCAGGGCACGCTGGCATGGCGCATCAAGGGAGGGGGATGCAATGGCATTGCTGCACGCCAAGACGGCCGCTGGCCGTCAGGAAATCGAAGACCGTGGCCGGCGCCTGCCGGCGGCACTGCGTTCGATCCTGCTGATGGTCGACGGCCATCGCGATGACACTGAACTGCGCGGCCTGTTCGAGGGCCTGCGCGCACCGGCCGATGCGCTGGAGCAGCTGGAAGCGCAGGGCCTGATCGAAGTGGTCGGTGGCAATGCCGAGGTGGCACCGGTACGTGGCATCAGCACCGGCCGCGAACGGGATCCGGCGTTGTACCAGCAGTTGTACGACGCGATGAGCGAGGCGGTGCGACGCCACCTCGGCCTGAAGGGCTATTTCATGCAGTTGAAGATTGAACGCTGCACCGATGCACTGGCGTTGGAGCGCCTGTGCCCGGAGCTGCTGGCCGCGGTGGGAAAGGCGCGCAGCCCGGCGCTGGCGCAGCGCTGGTGGCAGGAAACCCAGGCGGCCGTGGTGAGCGCTGGCAATGAGGTCGTGCAGGCCTGAATCACCACGTAAAGTGATCGGTTCACTTCCCCACAAGGAGTCCCGCGTGCAGGACGACCACGACGACACCGATACCCCCGGCTGGGATGCGATCAATGCGGCGCTGGCGCCCCTGTATGCCGGGCAAGAGCCGCGTCATTTCGGCACCGCACTGCCTTACACGCTCGGTGGCCGGGATCCGCTGGATGGCATCAGCGTGTACTGGGTGGATGCGCCGGTACCGCATTGGCACTACATCACCTACGGCTTCTCCGAGCTGTACACCAAGGAGAGCAGCGATGCCGCCGCCAGCGGTTATGGTTTCGAGCTGACCTTCCGCCTCGCTGCCGAAGCCGGTGAGCACGCCGGCAGCACGCCGCCGGTGTGGCCGATGAACCTGCTGCAGAACCTGGCGCGCTACGTGTTTGGCAGCGGCAACGTGTTCGAGGATGGTCACCATCTGAATGCCAACGGTCCGATCGCGCTGGAGACCGGCACGCGCCTGTGCCACCTGGCCTTCATTGCCGATCCGCAGTTGCCGGCGCGCGACACCGCCAATGGCCACCTGCAGTTCCTGCAGCTGGTCGGGCTGACCGACGAAGAGATGGAGGCGGTCAAGCGCTGGTCGACGCGCGGCGTGCTGCAGGCGCTGCAGCCGGCGATGCCGCTGTGGATCAGTGATCTGCACCGCCGCAACCTGTTGGACGATCCGGCACTGGCAGCCCAGGTGCAGGCCGGCAGCGAGCGCGAGGGCTCCAGCACCGGCATGCTGTTCATCGAGACGTTGGACTGGAGGCAGGAGGCTGGCGTCACCACACTGGTGCTCGGCGCGGGCCAGGTCGCGAGCGTCTGCGAACTGCTGCCGCTGCGCCTGCGCCACGGAAAGTCGCTGGAACTGGCCAGCCGCGAGCGGCAGTGGGAGTTCATTCCAGCCGGGCGTGGTGACGTGGGCGACGTGTCGGCCGACAGCGCGCGCTGGGCGTTGGACGAGACGGGTCTGGAGACCCTGGCTGGCGTGCGTGCCGAACGTGGCATCTACCCGGTGGCGGGAACGCTGCGTATCGAGGTGGTGCCGACCTACCTGCGCGACGCCAACGGTGAAGTGATCCGCCAGATCGGTTGACTGCACCGATGAAACCGATGGGGTCGGAGCCGCCTGTTGTGCAGACGGATCCGACCCCGGGTCATCCTCAGGCCAGGCCCTCGGCCTTCAGCACGGCCTGCACGCCGGCATCGGCGTCCATGCGTGCCTTGTAGGCGGCCAGGTTGTCCAGGCCGGACAGGTCGACCTTGGTGCCGGCAGCCCAGCGCAGGGTGATGTAGAAGTACGGGTCGGCGAAGCTGCGGAAGCCGGCCAGCCACGGCTTGTCGGCAAGCTGCTTGTCGGCGGTCTCGAACAGGCTGCGCAGGCGCTTGTGCGCGGCGGCACGGATCGCATCGAACTGGCTTTCGTCGGCGATGAACTTGCCCGGTGCGAACAGCGGCGAGAAGGCCGGATGCACGTCGGAATTGACGAAGGCCAGCCAGCGGGTGGCTTCGGCGCGCTGTCGCGGGCTGCCGTCACCGCCGAGGCCGGCCTGCGGGCAGGTGTCGGCGATATAGCCCATGATCGCGGCGTTCTGCAGCAGCACGAAGTCGCCGTCGACCAGCGCGGGTACGGCGCCGGCCGGATTGATCTTGAGGAATTCCGGACCCTTCAGGGTGTCCTTGTTCAGCAGTTCGACCTCGAACGACTGGCCGGTCCACTGCAGGGCGATGTGGTCGGCGGTGGAACAGGCACCGGGCTTGCTGTACAGCTTCATGGGAACTCCAGGTGATGCGGGCGGGAAACGCCCACTATCCCAGAGCCTGCCGGCGGGCGGCAACGCTGCCGCCAGCACGGATTGTTACGACTGCCGCGGCTTGAGGTTCTGCACCTTATAGAAGGTGTGATCGCCGATGGTGGCCACCTGGTAGGCGTTGCGCCAGTTCGGGCTGGCGATGGACAACGCGGCGAAGTGGCTGGCACCGGGCACGATCTCGCGGCGCTCGCCGGCCGGCAGCGCCCAGTTGCGCTCGGCGTCGAAGGCGACGTTCATCGCCTCGCTCCAGGCAGCGTCGTTGCCCAGCTGGGTGCCGGGGGAGACGATCGTCGGTGCGAACTGCTTGCGCGCGGTGACCACCTGGCACATCGAGTCGCCCCACAGGCCGCTGTCGAGACGGCGCAGGGCGACCTCGGCAACGGCCTGCTGGCCGCGCAGGGTCTGGTCGCGGGCTTCCAGGTAAACGGTGGTGCTCAAACACAATGAATCAGCGGCCGGCTGCGGCAACAACTGCGACAGCCAGAGAATCCAGGCCAGTTTCATATAACTCCTTGCTCCGTATGGGCCGCACTCTCCACCTCCGGTCGCGGGGGGCGACAGGACGCGGGGTACGACTTGGCGTCATGGGGAGGCGGCCATCGGGGCCGCCCCGTGGGCGGCCCCAAAAGAAACGATCAGTACCGATCGAGGGGGCCGCACCGGCTCACCGGAAACTGGCTGGTGAGCGGAAGATGGCGCAAGGTAGGGGGGGATAGCCGAACGCATCGTGAACCACCCGGCTTGACATTCAGGTTCGGGCGGGGTGACGGAAATCACATTCCGCCCCCCATTCAGGCGCTCATCAGAGCGCGGCGGCGACCCGGCTGCCCTGGTCGATCGCCCGCTTCGCATCCAGTTCGGCGGCTACATCGGCACCGCCGATCAGCTGCGCGTTGATGCCGGCGGCCTGCAGTTCGGCCTGCAATGCGCGGTTCGGTTCCTGCCCGGCGCAGATCACCACCTGATCGACCGGCAGCAGCTGTTCGCTGCCTTCAACACGGATGCGCAGGCCCTCGTCGTCCACGCCCAGGTACTCGACGCCGCCGAGCATGCGCACGCCCTTGGCCTTCAGCGTTGCGCGATGGATCCAGCCGGTGGTCTTGCCCAGCCGCGCACCGGGCTTGCCCGGGCTGCGCTGCAGCAGCCACAGCCGGCGCGGCGAGGCCTCGGCCTGCGCCCGGGCCAGGGAGCCACGTGATTCGAAGCTGGCATCGACGCCCCATTCGGCCATCCAGCGCTGCGGGTCCAGCGAGGGAGACTCACCGGCGTGGCTGAGGAACTCGCCGACATCGAAGCCGATGCCGCCGGCGCCGATGATCGCCGCATTGGCGCCCACTGTGACCCGGCCCAGGAGAACGTCCAGGTAGCTGACCACCTTGGCGTGGTCGGCGCCGGGGAAGTCGACCTTGCGCGGGGTGATGCCGGTTGCCAGCACCACCTCGTCGAAGCCAGCCAGGCTGGCTGCATCGGCTCGCGTGCCAAGGCGCACCTGCACGCCGGTTTCAGCCAGCTTGTGGCGGAAGTAGCGCAGGGTCTCGTGGAACTCTTCCTTGCCGGGGATGCGCTTGGCCACGTTGAACTGGCCGCCGATTTCGTCGTTGGCATCGAACAGGGTGACCTGGTGGCCGCGTTCGGCGGCCACCGTGGCGCAGGCCAGGCCGGCAGGGCCGGCGCCGACCACTGCGACCTTTTTCGGCGTGGCAGCTGGACGGTAGACCAGCTCGGTCTCGTGTGCGGCACGCGGATTGACCAGGCAGCTGGCCAGCTTGTTCTCGAATACGTGGTCCAGGCAGGCCTGGTTGCAGGCGATGCAGGTGTTGATCGCCTCGGGGCGGCCGGCGCGCGCCTTGTTCGGCCACTGCGGGTCGGCCAGCAGCGGGCGCGCCAGCGACACCATGTCGGCGCCGCCATCGGCCAGGATGCGCTCGGCGACCTCGGGCATGTTGATGCGGTTGGTTGCCACCAGCGGCACCTTCACATGCGGCTTGAGCTTGGCGGTGACACCGGCAAAGGCCGCGCGCGGCACCGAGGTGGCGATGGTCGGGATACGCGCCTCGTGCCAGCCGATGCCGGAATTGATGATCGTCGCGCCGGCGGCCTCGATGGCCTGGGCCTGCTGCACGATCTCTTCCCAGTTGCTGCCGTCTTCCACCAGGTCCACCAGCGACAGGCGGTAGATGATGATGAAGTCGGGCCCGCAGGCTTCGCGGATGCGGCGCACGATCTCGACCGCAAAACGCATGCGCTGGTTGGTGTCGCCACCCCAGCGGTCGGAGCGCTTGTTGGTGCGCGGGGCGATGAACTCGTTGATGAGGTAGCCCTCCGAGCCCATCACTTCGACGCCGTCGTAGCCGGCTTCGCGGGCCAGCTTTGCGCTGCGTGCGTAGTCGGCGATATGCCGCTCGACGCCGCTGGCCGACAACGCTCGCGGGGTGAACGGATTGATCGGCGCCTTCAGCTTCGACGGTGCCACCGACAGGGGGTGGTAGGCATAGCGGCCGGCATGCAGCAGCTGCAGGCAGATCTTCGCGCCATGCTGGTGTGCGGCGGCGGTGAGCTGCCGGTGCGGGCGCACTTCCCAGGGCCAGGACAGCTTGCCGCCGAACGGCTTCAACCAGCCCACCACGTTCGGTGCGAAGCCGCCGGTGACGATCAGGCCGACACCGCCCTCGGCGCGCTCGGCGAAATAGGCGGCCAGGCGCGGGAAGTCGCGGGCGCGATCTTCCAGGCCGGTGTGCATCGAACCCATCAGCACGCGATTGCGCAGCTGGGTGAAGCCCAGGTCCAGCGGGGCGAACAGGTGGGGATAGGCGCTTTCGTTGGCTGGCGACATGGTCGATACGCTTGCGTACGGAAGCGCGAAGCGTGCCGGGAAACGGCGGCCGGGGCAAGGGGCGCGGGGGTAGTGCCGGCCGCTGGCCGGGTACGCTCGGCACATGCGTGCTGTCGCTCCCGCATTTCGCTGCGCGAACCGCGGGCCCCACTTACCGGCCTCCAACCCCCGCGCCTGCGGCGCTGCCCCCGAACTCCGGGGGCGGTAGTGCCGGCCGCTGGCCGGCATTCCAGTCAGCTCAGGGCGACTGCGGTTGCCGGCCAGCGGCCGGCACTACCGGCAGCGGCCGGCCAATCCCGAACCAGCCCAGCGTTACCCCGCACAGGGGGCCGATCAGCAGGGCGAAGGCGAGGGTGCCGACACCGACATTGCCGCCGAGCCACCAGCCCAGCAGCAGCACGCTGCCCTCGATCAGGCTGCGCACTTTCCAGATCGGCCAGCCGGTACGGGCGTGCAGGCCGGTCATCAGGCCGTCGCGCGGGCCAGGGCCCAGCTTGGCACCGATGTACAGGCCGGTGGCCAGGGCGACCAGCGGCATGCCGGCGCAGAACATCGCCAGCTGCCAGCCAAGGCCGACCGCCGGGGGGAGCAGCCACAGACCGAACTGCGCGGACGGGCCGATCAACATCACGTTGAGCACGGTGCCGATGCCCGGCTTCTGTCGCAATGGCCACCAGAGCAGCAGCACCAGCGCGCCGATCACATTGGTGGCCAGGCCGAACGACAGCGGTGTCTGTGCGGCGATGCCCTGCGACAACACGTCCCAGGGGGCCACGCCGATCGCTGCACGGATCATCAGCGAGGCGCCGAAGCCGTACAGGAACAGGCCGATGATCAGTTGCAGCAGACGCAGGGGCAGGGCGGTGGGCATGGCGGCGCTCGGGGAGAGGGGGGATCTGTTTCCACCGTATTCCCGATTCATCCGCCGCCATAGATACAGATGCGGGCCAATCCGCCGCCACAGGCAGAATCCGTAGCCGAGCCCATGCTCGGCTGCTTTGCCTGGCCCCGTCAGCCGAGCATGGGCTCGGCTCTACATCGGCGTTCCAGCCTGGCTCAATCGCCCCAGCCCGCCAGCGCCAGCTTGCCCACCGTGCGTCCGCTGGCCAGGCGCTGATGCGCGATGTCCAGATTCGCCGCATTGATCGTGCCCAGCGTCTCGCTGAGGGTGCCGCGCAGCTGGCCAGCATCGATCATGCTGGCCGCGCGGCTGAGGATGCGGTGCTGTTCGATGCGGTCCGCAGTGGCGAAGCGCGAACGCGCGAACATGAACTCCCAGTGGATGCTGATGCACTTTGCCTTGTAGGGATCACCGATGCGCAGCGCGCCGCGTGGTTCGACGATGAGGCCGACATGGCCCTGTGGCGCCAGCAGCTGGCCCAACGCATCCCAGTACTGGTCGGTGTCGGCCAGGTTGAGGGCGACCTGTACTGCGTCGATGCCCAATGCCTGCAGCTGGGGCAGCAGCGGCTGCCGGTGGTCGATCACATGCTGGGCACCCATCTGCCGGCACCAGTCGATCGACGACTCACGCGAGGCGGTGGCGATCACCTCGAATCCGGCGTGCCGGCCCAACTGGATCGCCATCGATCCAACGCCGCCTGCTCCGCCGATGACCAGCAGGTGCTGGCCGGCATGGCGGCGATCATCCAGCTGCAATGGCATGCGCTGGAACAGCAGTTCCCACGCGGTGAGCGTGGTCAATGGCAGTGCGGCCGCTTCGGCGAAGTCGAGCGTGGTCGGCTTGCGCGCTACCAGGCGTTCGTCCACAAGATGGAACTGCGCATTGCAGCCCGGGCGGGTGACATCACCGGCGTAGTAGACCTCGTCGCCGGACGCGAACAGGCTGGCGTCCTCGCCGATCGCTTCGACCACGCCGGCGGCGTCCCAGCCGAGTACGCGGGGTGCGTCGAGCGTGGCCGGATCGGTGGCCGCCCGCTGCTTGCCGTCGACCGGGTTTACCGAGACGGCCTCGACCCGGATCAACAGGTCGCGGCCACCCGGAGGCAGCGGCGGGGGCAGGTGGATATCGCAGAGGGCGGGGGCGGATTCACGACTCAGGGCGACGGCTTTCATCTCGGCTCCGGCTGGGTTCGTGGCTCCATCATAGAGTTCCTCACGTTTCAGCAGATGCGCTGAATCGCGTGGAGCAACCTGTTGAGCAATATGTCGTATTCCGCACCTAAACCCCGTCAAACCCTTGCAGCGTGAGGGTCTTGCGGATTTTCATCATCCTGTATAGGGTTTCAACGTCGGACCGGTGGAGGGTCGGGCACAACACTTCACATGTTACGGGACTGTTAACATGACCTTCACCCGCCTGAGCATAATGTTCGCGGCGGTGGCGTGCTGAATCGGCTGTCGAACATCGACGCACTAGTGCTGGCCCATGCCTCTACCGGTTTCATACCCCCGAAATAGGAGCTGTACTCAATGAACAAGAAGATCCTTACTGCCGCGCTGCTGGGTGGTCTGGCTTTTGCCCAGGCTGCGTCCGCGCAGGAGTTCGATGACCGCTGGTACCTGACCGGTTCGGCCGGCTTCAACTTCCAGGACAGCGACCGCCTGACCAATGACGCTCCGTTCGTCACCCTTGGCCTGGGCAAGTTCATCAGCCCGAACTGGTCGCTGGACGGTGAGCTGAACTACCAGAACCCGAACTTCGACGCCAACAAGGACATGAACTGGTCGCAGTACGGCGTCTCGCTGGACCTGCGTCGCCACTTCATCAAGGAAGGCCGCGGCTGGAACCCGTACCTGCTGGCCGGCCTGGGCTACCAGAAGTCGGAAGAAGAGTACAACCCGATCGGCGGTGGCCTGGCTGACCGCAAGGACGGCAACTTTGCCGCCAAGGTCGGCGTCGGTCTGCAGACCACCTTCGAGAAGCGCGTTGCTGTCCGCGCCGAAGTCGCCTACCGCGCTGATTTCGACGACCAGAGCGTGAACCCGAAGCGTGCCGGCAACGATGAAAGCTGGTTCGGCGACGTGCTGGCTTCGGTCGGCGTCGTGATCCCGCTGGGCCCGGCTCCGGTCGCGGC is a genomic window containing:
- the prpE gene encoding propionate--CoA ligase, which codes for MNYEETYRRSIDEPEAFWGEEAKRIHWHKPPQQVLDYSNPPFRRWFVGGETNLCYNAVDRHLAERADQLALVAISTETNSTREITYRQLYREVNDFAAVLKHLGVGHGDRVVIYMPNMAEAVFAMLACARIGAVHSVVFGGFAAHNLALRIDDARPKLLIAADAGMRGGKLIAYKPMVDAACAEAASPPPHVLIVSRGLDAAEPRVPGRDVEYATLRAQIGEVDVPVQWLEASEPSYLLYTSGTTGKPKGVQRDVGGYAVAMAQSMETVFDCKPGQVMFSTSDVGWAVGHSYNVYGPLIGGCTSLLYEGLPTNPDPGIWWALCEQYNVRTMFSSPTAIRVLKKHDADFIHRHDLGALKYLFLAGEPLDEPTAHWISEALGKPIIDNYWQTETGWPALTLLPGLEMKPVRFGSPGFPNLGYRMKVIDENTGEEVAPGQKGVLVVSPPLPPGCMSTVWNDDSRFLQSYFSHFKELLYSSLDWAIRDDDGYTFILGRTDDVINVAGHRLGTREIEEAISSHPRVAEAAVIGVKDELKGQVPLVFVTLKQGLNGEDPAPVVAEMMATVTTSLGAVARPAHVHVVNALPKTRSGKLLRRSLQALAEQRDPGDLSTLDDPSALEEIRRALGR
- a CDS encoding suppressor of fused domain protein: MQDDHDDTDTPGWDAINAALAPLYAGQEPRHFGTALPYTLGGRDPLDGISVYWVDAPVPHWHYITYGFSELYTKESSDAAASGYGFELTFRLAAEAGEHAGSTPPVWPMNLLQNLARYVFGSGNVFEDGHHLNANGPIALETGTRLCHLAFIADPQLPARDTANGHLQFLQLVGLTDEEMEAVKRWSTRGVLQALQPAMPLWISDLHRRNLLDDPALAAQVQAGSEREGSSTGMLFIETLDWRQEAGVTTLVLGAGQVASVCELLPLRLRHGKSLELASRERQWEFIPAGRGDVGDVSADSARWALDETGLETLAGVRAERGIYPVAGTLRIEVVPTYLRDANGEVIRQIG
- a CDS encoding glutathione S-transferase N-terminal domain-containing protein, with the protein product MKLYSKPGACSTADHIALQWTGQSFEVELLNKDTLKGPEFLKINPAGAVPALVDGDFVLLQNAAIMGYIADTCPQAGLGGDGSPRQRAEATRWLAFVNSDVHPAFSPLFAPGKFIADESQFDAIRAAAHKRLRSLFETADKQLADKPWLAGFRSFADPYFYITLRWAAGTKVDLSGLDNLAAYKARMDADAGVQAVLKAEGLA
- a CDS encoding cell wall hydrolase, with the protein product MKLAWILWLSQLLPQPAADSLCLSTTVYLEARDQTLRGQQAVAEVALRRLDSGLWGDSMCQVVTARKQFAPTIVSPGTQLGNDAAWSEAMNVAFDAERNWALPAGERREIVPGASHFAALSIASPNWRNAYQVATIGDHTFYKVQNLKPRQS
- a CDS encoding NADPH-dependent 2,4-dienoyl-CoA reductase, encoding MSPANESAYPHLFAPLDLGFTQLRNRVLMGSMHTGLEDRARDFPRLAAYFAERAEGGVGLIVTGGFAPNVVGWLKPFGGKLSWPWEVRPHRQLTAAAHQHGAKICLQLLHAGRYAYHPLSVAPSKLKAPINPFTPRALSASGVERHIADYARSAKLAREAGYDGVEVMGSEGYLINEFIAPRTNKRSDRWGGDTNQRMRFAVEIVRRIREACGPDFIIIYRLSLVDLVEDGSNWEEIVQQAQAIEAAGATIINSGIGWHEARIPTIATSVPRAAFAGVTAKLKPHVKVPLVATNRINMPEVAERILADGGADMVSLARPLLADPQWPNKARAGRPEAINTCIACNQACLDHVFENKLASCLVNPRAAHETELVYRPAATPKKVAVVGAGPAGLACATVAAERGHQVTLFDANDEIGGQFNVAKRIPGKEEFHETLRYFRHKLAETGVQVRLGTRADAASLAGFDEVVLATGITPRKVDFPGADHAKVVSYLDVLLGRVTVGANAAIIGAGGIGFDVGEFLSHAGESPSLDPQRWMAEWGVDASFESRGSLARAQAEASPRRLWLLQRSPGKPGARLGKTTGWIHRATLKAKGVRMLGGVEYLGVDDEGLRIRVEGSEQLLPVDQVVICAGQEPNRALQAELQAAGINAQLIGGADVAAELDAKRAIDQGSRVAAAL
- a CDS encoding YczE/YyaS/YitT family protein is translated as MPTALPLRLLQLIIGLFLYGFGASLMIRAAIGVAPWDVLSQGIAAQTPLSFGLATNVIGALVLLLWWPLRQKPGIGTVLNVMLIGPSAQFGLWLLPPAVGLGWQLAMFCAGMPLVALATGLYIGAKLGPGPRDGLMTGLHARTGWPIWKVRSLIEGSVLLLGWWLGGNVGVGTLAFALLIGPLCGVTLGWFGIGRPLPVVPAAGRQPQSP
- a CDS encoding zinc-binding alcohol dehydrogenase family protein codes for the protein MKAVALSRESAPALCDIHLPPPLPPGGRDLLIRVEAVSVNPVDGKQRAATDPATLDAPRVLGWDAAGVVEAIGEDASLFASGDEVYYAGDVTRPGCNAQFHLVDERLVARKPTTLDFAEAAALPLTTLTAWELLFQRMPLQLDDRRHAGQHLLVIGGAGGVGSMAIQLGRHAGFEVIATASRESSIDWCRQMGAQHVIDHRQPLLPQLQALGIDAVQVALNLADTDQYWDALGQLLAPQGHVGLIVEPRGALRIGDPYKAKCISIHWEFMFARSRFATADRIEQHRILSRAASMIDAGQLRGTLSETLGTINAANLDIAHQRLASGRTVGKLALAGWGD
- a CDS encoding OmpA family protein; amino-acid sequence: MNKKILTAALLGGLAFAQAASAQEFDDRWYLTGSAGFNFQDSDRLTNDAPFVTLGLGKFISPNWSLDGELNYQNPNFDANKDMNWSQYGVSLDLRRHFIKEGRGWNPYLLAGLGYQKSEEEYNPIGGGLADRKDGNFAAKVGVGLQTTFEKRVAVRAEVAYRADFDDQSVNPKRAGNDESWFGDVLASVGVVIPLGPAPVAAAPAPAPVAPSCADLDDDGDGVNNCDDKCPNSQPGQTIGPDGCPVPVSIDLKGVNFDFDKSNLRPDAVAILSEATEILKRYPDLRVEVAGHTDSKGTDAYNQKLSERRATAVYNYLTKNGVDAGRLVSPIGYGESRPIAPNTNPDGSDNPEGRAKNRRTELNVQN